The following coding sequences are from one Anolis sagrei isolate rAnoSag1 chromosome 6, rAnoSag1.mat, whole genome shotgun sequence window:
- the LOC132779806 gene encoding vasoactive intestinal polypeptide receptor 1-like, which yields MQLTFCWLVLLPLVACIHPECKIFQQVMKDEAQCLDKNESLLPGFQGCSGIWDGLSCWPRAAFGEMVTVSCPGFFEEITNIHGFIHRNCTPGNYWSEPFPSYSVACGFKDGMTEEPEDEKSYFLAFWHIYTAGYATSLASLITALLIFTIFRKFHCTRNYIHMHLFLSFILRAAAVFTKDAILFSDDSMDHCQMSTVTCKVALTFFQFSILANFFWLLVEGMYLQTLLLLTFVPDKQYAWRFILIGWGAPGVTTLAWIMARIYRQNTGCWDDEEESSAVLWIIKGPILLTVLINFAIFLNVIRILVQKLQSAETGGRHTKHFVRLAKSTLLLIPLFGAHYVVFAFFPESIGMVARLYLELGVGSFQGFLVALLYCFLNGEVQAEFKKRLRKWHYQHYLSFTRKHRSLSRDYSPTNYVTQLSLLDRISPKRSVCPNDLASV from the exons GTTGCTTGCATCCACCCAGAATGCAAAATATTTCAGCAAGTAATGAAAGACGAGGCTCAGTGTTTGGATAAAAATGAATCTCTGTTGCCAGGATTTCAAG GATGCTCAGGAATTTGGGATGGACTAAGTTGCTGGCCCAGAGCTGCTTTTGGAGAGATGGTCACAGTGTCGTGCCCTGGATTTTTTGAAGAAATAACCAACATACATG GGTTCATCCACAGAAATTGTACACCAGGCAATTACTGGTCAGAACCATTTCCATCGTATTCAGTTGCCTGTGGGTTCAAGGATGGCATGACAGAGGAACCTGAAGATGAG AAATCATACTTTTTGGCATTCTGGCATATCTACACTGCAGGCTACGCAACATCTCTGGCATCCCTCATAACAGCACTACTCATCTTCACCATCTTCCG AAAATTTCACTGCACACGGAATTATATCCACATGCATTTGTTTCTCTCCTTCATCTTGAGGGCGGCTGCGGTTTTTACAAAAGATGCCATTTTGTTCTCTGATGACAGCATGGACCACTGCCAGATGTCCACA GTGACATGCAAGGTGGCTCTGACGTTCTTCCAGTTCAGCATTTTGGCCAACTTCTTCTGGCTGCTGGTTGAAGGCATGTATCTGCAGACACTGCTGTTGCTGACCTTTGTCCCTGACAAACAGTACGCCTGGAGGTTCATCCTGATCGGATGGG GTGCACCAGGAGTTACAACGTTGGCATGGATCATGGCCAGGATTTACAGACAGAATACTGG ATGCTGGGATGATGAGGAAGAAAGCTCGGCCGTGCTGTGGATCATCAAGGGACCCATCCTATTAACAGTTCTA ATCAACTTTGCAATCTTTCTCAACGTCATCCGCATTTTGGTGCAGAAATTACAATCTGCCGAGACTGGAGGACGGCATACAAAGCATTTTGT GAGGCTGGCCAAATCCACTTTGCTCCTCATTCCTCTTTTTGGAGCACACTAcgttgtctttgccttcttccCAGAGAGCATTGGGATGGTTGCTCGACTGTACCTTGAACTGGGAGTAGGATCATTCCAG GGTTTCTTGGTGGCCCTCCTGTACTGTTTCTTAAATGGAGAG GTTCAAGCCGAGTTCAAGAAACGTCTCCGGAAGTGGCACTATCAGCATTACCTCAGCTTCACTCGGAAGCACCGAAGCCTCTCCAGAGATTACAGTCCGACGAATTATGTCACACAGTTATCTCTGTTGGACAGAATCAGTCCCAAAAGGAGTGTCTGCCCCAATGATCTTGCTTCTGTCTGA